The following coding sequences are from one Acipenser ruthenus chromosome 7, fAciRut3.2 maternal haplotype, whole genome shotgun sequence window:
- the LOC117416151 gene encoding tubulin-folding cofactor B-like, which yields MDGVTVITNPTVSVRVTSTANSFEALRRFNRGITIAEFKCKLELVVGIQASCMDLQLFSSTDTFLQKLDDNEALMGSYPVDDNCRIHVIDKSGSQSGVFEDLSAVEKFELPDEVYDKRSESVRSFLKKNKAGRFNEEKAAQKEELQVQRDAEEKLLAEALSPGLRCEVQVVGQPTRRGTVMYVGNTEFKPGYWVGVKYDEPLGKHDGSVNGKQYFECQHKYGAFVKPQYVTVGDFPEEDYGLNDEM from the exons ATGGACGGCGTGACTGTGATAACAAACCCGACTGTTTCGGTTCGGGTAACCAGCACTGCAAATTCCTTCGAGGCTCTGCGCAGGTTTAATAGAGGGATCACCATCGCAGAATTTAAG TGCAAGTTGGAGCTGGTTGTTGGAATCCAGGCATCTTGCATGGACCTCCAGCTCTTCAGCTCCACCGACACGTTCCTCCAGAAACTAGACGATAACGAGGCACTGATGGGGTCCTACCCTGTGGACGACAACTGCAGAATACAT GTGATTGATAAGAGTGGGAGCCAGTCAGGGGTGTTTGAAGACCTGTCAGCGGTGGAGAAATTCGAGCTCCCAGATGAGGTTTATGATAAGAGATCAG AGTCAGTCCGCTCGTTCCTGAAGAAAAATAAGGCGGGGCGCTTCAACGAGGAGAAGGCTGCCCAGAAGGAGGAGCTGCAGGTGCAGAGGGATGCCGAGGAGAAGCTCCTGGCAGAGGCTCTGTCCCCGGGGTTACGCTGTGAGGTGCAGGTTGTGGGGCAGCCCACCAGGCGAGGCACGGTCATGTATGTGG GTAACACTGAGTTTAAACCTGGCTACTGGGTTGGCGTCAAATATGACGAGCCTCTGGGAAAGCATGATGGAAG TGTAAACGGAAAGCAGTATTTTGAGTGCCAACACAAATACGGGGCCTTTGTGAAGCCGCAGTATGTCACAGTTGGAGATTTCCCAGAGGAAGACTATGGACTGAATGATGAAATGTAA